A region of the Esox lucius isolate fEsoLuc1 chromosome 10, fEsoLuc1.pri, whole genome shotgun sequence genome:
CCAACTGAGAAGAGTTACACACTAAGCCCCAGGTTACAAATGGGTGAAAGTTATTTCTGGGGAACCAAACCCACTGTTAATGATagtttaagaaatgttttaggTTTAAAATATTGGATTAAGTAAATATTCCTCATcagtttaatttatttcactgtttgcCCTCAGTATTAATGAGATGTATTGCATTTTCAGTTTTCATGTTGTAATCTTCTTTGtctattttgtttttagtgatTTTAAGAGAATGGAAATAGATATTCTCTGTCATTCTCCTAGGCATAATATTGTTATTCTCTTATCCATGTGTGGTTCACTTGTGGTTTTGTGttcaaatatatgaaataaGTGTCTTCCATTGTTTAATGTTATGATATGACACAATTTTTGGGACAAATGTGTAGAATTGTGCTTTGACTCAAACTTCAGCTGGTAACCAGGCATAAAAATGTGGAACGTCTCTCCATGTGCATTCAGTGCTCTCTCGTGGAATATGTTGTATTGCTAGCCCCCAGAAGCAGGAAGTGACGTTTTAGATAAGCTAACGAGGTTGTCTTCATTTACAAACTCATTACCTTTCTGTCCACTGAGGTTCAGAGGAAAATAGatatttacatataaaacaCGCACCATAAATACTAGCTAGTTGTCATTTTCGAAGGGATACCACTATATACCGTAAGTAGAAGTATTTTTATTCAGCATTGTTATTTAgtgtttcattcattcattagcATGATGGTTTTCTAGTATAAGCTTGCGTTACATTAGCGAATTTCCGATAACGTTACAATAATTCGTAACAAACATTCAATAACTTGGTATATTTTGTTAGGATCTCTACGCACAATTCTATAGTTATTTTGGTTTTCAGCTAGCTATCCGTTTACAGTAGCTAGTGTGGCTGTAAGCGCACGTTAAAGGAAGCCAGCTAACCTAACAAAGGGTGCTGTTGTTAATACGGAACTAACTAGTTAATGTCTGAATGCAATGGCCATATTCTGCTTAGCGTTTTGCGCTTGCATTACCAAACAAGTGCTGAACATGTTTTGATCATATATAGCAAATAACTGTACTTGATTGAACTCGTGTGCCACACCCCCTCTCGCATTTATCCTCAATATCCATCCATTCCTTCCCTCTTGGCAACCCCAGGACCCATATGGCAGCACCCTTACCTCAGAAGGGACCTGGTCTGGCTGGTATGTCCCTCCAGCAACAGCAGTCCCACCTCCTCACAGGCTGCGGCCCAAGCCCTGGCCAAAACCCCATGCCCCCCCAGGGAGCCCTGAGAGAGATCTCCCCTGTGTTCCTCTGTCGCATTGGACAAGAGACTGTTCAGGACATTGTAACACGTACCATGGAGATCTTTCAGATCACACGAGCCACACAGGTAATGCCAGTGTTTCCCTAAGGACGTTTCTAAATAATGTAGATCATACATCATCGCTTTGTTGGATTCATGTGTCTCGTTTAAATAGCCAGCAGCTATTTTTCTCtagaatgtgtttttctgggaaACACCTTAAATATTGCTGAAAAGGGGTTTAAAATATTCTGTACCTAGGCTTAGTCATTTCCCCATACAGCTGGAATTTAATTATGTGGtgtcccctctcctgtcttatCAGCTACCCAATGGGGTGACCCAGAGCCAGGCTGCGTACCAGGACCGCTTCGGGAAGCTCCAAGAGCACCTACGCCAGCTGGCCCTCCTCTTCCGCAAGCTTCGCCTCCTGTACGAGCGCTGCGTGGAGATGACCGCCGATCTGGAGGAGGGACCGTCAGAGGTAGGGccagagggagaggcagaacCAGAGACCTAACTTGACTTTGTCGACAGCGGCAGCTCACTCCATCACCGAGCGCAAATTTTTTTGGGCATGAAAGATTCTACATATTTGAACTGTTTCTCGTTATTTACAATATATTGCATTATTGCAAGAGCATAAACATATCCTAATAcgtatacagtaccagtcaaaagtttggtcACCAATATTCATTCAcagttattttcttatttttactattttcttcattaataataataaataatagtgATGACATCATTACTATggaataacacatggaatcttGTAGCAACCAAAAGTGTTAATAGGTCAGTTCAATACAGTATAGTACAGATAGAGTACAGAATAATCAACTGGGTTATTCTGGACTATACCTTATGGAACTATACTCATGTACAACATGTACTTCAGTCAAGTCTACTGTGATGCCtaaattgtaaaacattgatGCCTATATAAGATTTACCACATCCGAGGCTTAAACCTCAGTgaagaaataattggacacacTAAACGTTTTAATGTACAGTCATTAACTATAAGTAATAATATGCCTAGTATACTTAATTAGTCATTAATTAAGTACGACTAATATACTACTTGACGTAGTACGATGTTTCTCTATTTTTAAACCATTATACTTTTTTATATGATCTACTCCAGTACTAGGCAAAGCCCTTTTCTCATTGTGttcaacccagtttccaaaatgttttaccaagacatcatatcaaatgttgaaactgagaaatgttactgtttcttGTATAACACATGCTCAATTTGAATTAGAGTCTTGCAACACGTTTACAAAATGCTGGgacaaaggcaacaaaagatttgaaacgtgtaatgcaaaaaaactaagcctgatggaatatcacacaactaattaggtcaactggCAAGTAACATGagattaaaagataattccagcgAGGATGGGTctatcagaagtgaggatggggaggggttcaccactctgtgaaagactgcgtgggaAAATAGCGCCACAATTGAAGAATAACATATCACAACgtaaaattgctaagagtttggggatctcatctacagtacagaatatcattaaaagattcagagaatctggagaaatctctgtacgcaagggacaagagTGAAAAACTACATCAGATGGCatcatgattctgtagtggacatcactgcaagggctcaggaacacttctgaaaaccattgtctatgaacacagcaAGTTGCAGCACCCACAAATgaaagttaaaactctaccgtgcaaagaagaaacaatatacagtggggagaacaaatatttgatacactgccgattctgcaggttttcccacttacaaagcatatagaagtctgtcatttttttattataggtactcttcaactatgagtgacggaacctaaaacaaaaatccagaaaatcacattgtatggtttttaagtaattcatttgcattttattgcatgacataagtatttgatacatcagaaaagcagaacttaatatttggtaaagaaacctttgtttgcaattacagagatcatacgtttcctgtagttcttgaccaggtttgcacacactgcagcagggattttgacccacccctccatacagaccttctccagatccttcaggtttcggggctgttgctgggcaatacagactttcagctccctccaaagattttctattgggttcaggtctggagactggctaggccactccaggaccttgagatgcttcttacggagccactccttagttgccctggctgtgtgtttcgggtcgttgtcatgctggaagacccagccacgacccatcttcaatgctcttactgagggaaggaggttgttggccaagatctcgtgatacatggccccatccatcctcccctcaatacggtgcagtcatgctgtcccctttgcagaaaagcatccccaaagaatgatgtttccacctccatgcttcacggttgggatggtgttgttggggttgtactcatccttcttcctccaaacacggcgagtggagtttagaccaaaaagctctatggtcagaccacatgaccttctcccattcctcctctggatcatccagatggtcattggcaaacttcagacaggcctggacatgcgctggcttgagcagggggaccttgcgtgcgctgcaggattttaatccatgacggcataatgtgttactaatggttttctttgagactgtggtcccagctctcttcaggtcattgaccaggtcctgccgtgtagttctgggctgatccctcaccttcctcatgatcattgatgtcccacgaggtaagatcttgcatggagcccaagacggagggagattgaccgtcatcttgaacgtcttccattttctaataattgcgccaacagttgttgactcctcaccaagctgcttgccaattgtcctgtagcccatcccagccttgtgcaggtctaaaatgttattcctgatttccttacacagtctctggtcttggccattgtggagaggttggagtctgtttgattgagtgtgtggacaggtttcttttatacaggtaacgagttcaaacaggtgcagttaatacaggtaaataGTGGCTtcctaaagaaaaactaacaggtctgtgaaagctggaattcttactggttggtaggtgatcaaatacttatgtcatgcaataaaatgctaattaattatttaaaaatcttacaatgtgattttctggatttttgtctctcacagttgaagtgtacctatgataagaatgacagaccactacatgctttgtaagtagggaaaccCGCaaaattgttctccccactgtataaacaagatccagaaacctgccttctctgggcccaagctcatttaagatggactgagatgaagtggaaaactgtcctgagTTCTgactaatacattttaaaaaatattttcggGAATAATGGACGTCACGTCCTCCgggctgaagaggagagggaccatccgggaGGGACCATTGTTTTCAACGCAaaattcaaaagccagcatccatgatggtatgggggtgcattactgCACATGGAAAGGatgacttgcacttctgtgaaggccccataaatgctgaacagtatatacattatttggagcaacatatgctgccatacagacaacatctttttcagggaaggccttgattATTTTGGCAAGACAATGCTAAACCACATTCagcacgtatcacaacagcatggctctttagtaaaagagtctgggtgctaaactggcctgcctgcagtccagacatgtcctttttgaaaacatttggtgcattatgaaatgacataCTGCAAAGGAGATCCCGaacagttgagcagctgcaatcctatatcaagcattCCACAActgcagttggtctcctcagttcttcTAGGCTtgctgagtgttgttaaaagaagaggtgatgcgcAGTGGTAAAGATGCCAAGCAACCATGGTCAGACTTTCTGGTGTTTAATGCTGACACCTCTGCAACTTAGTGGGAAAATACTTAAAATGTCAGATGTCACTGTCAAAAGACAGCGTGGTGCATTCTGATCATGCTCGGACAGGGATCAGTGTGGTTGAAAATTAGCCGTCTGGCTAAAACCGGTACTTTTATTGAAACGTTGATTCATGTGCAGTGTCCCTGTAAAAATGTCATTAATTAATCAATTGGACAAGTATCAACAATCTATCACTAGCTTTGCAACTGAGTGCCAGCTTAAATGCTGTTGGTTGATAGTACAACTTACAGCACCTAGAGCACAGATGTCGTACCGGTTCCACCAAGGGCAgggtgtctgcaggttttcactctcaccatgtacttgattgatttattaggtcactaattggttaagtCTACCCCCATCTGGTGCTTTAGGTCTGAATTGGGAAGCAATTTAAAGGAAGAAACAAAAACCAACGTACACAAAGCCCTCTGTGGATTTGGTTGGACATTTATTGACCACTGATATTCCCATGTCCTTTAAAGTTTCTTAAGGTGGAGACATGAGTATCTCGTGTATCATAATTTAAATAGAAATGTCTACAAAATCTTTCTTTAATCATCATAACCCGCCCTGTTGTAAACAATGTGATGGTAACACAACCTCTTCCCCAGCTGGTGCCATATGTGGGAGATGACATGTCCCCTGTGAGAGTCGAGCCCTGTAATGTAGCTGTAAACCAGGAAAGACAAGAAGTACTGGAGGTTTGTGTCCGctttctctttttgtcacaGGGTCAAGTTAATTTTGCATGACCTGGGGTGCTGCAGGTGGGTAAAGATTTCACTTACGGACCAATAAAAATTGTAATATACAAATGATACCCGCCTGTGGGAACCAGGgcatgcaaaacatatttatcCACAGTCAGAATGTCCTTGACGCTAATTGGGTTTGAGTGCCAGAGGATGACACCTTAAATGCTGTTGGTTGATAGTACAACTTCCTAGGTTCTGATTGGCTCCTATGTGTCTTTGACCCACCCACAGAAAGTGAAACTGAAGAATCAGGAGATGAAAGTTCTGATGGACCAGATGAGAAACCTCCTATGGGACATCAACGCCATGCTGACACTCAGGAAATGAAATCAGAGGTCACTTACAACCTCCCCCAATGCACTTCACAAAGACCTCCAATGCGAGGACCATGAGTTTTACCTCCCTCAATCTAGGCCCAAGTACCTCAAACCATTGTTGTTCTGCATTTGAGATGCACCACTAAAAGTTCTGTGATTTTACTTTTACAGTAAGGTGCTATCAGAGACATCGAATGGACAGAGCTCAGAGGTTTTTCTTGTTTACAttctatattttgttttcatttttgtactttaatattaatgtttaaCCTGCCAAGTATCAGTTGATTTTCCTGCCTTCTTATTGAGTGCTGagttttttgattttgttctAACCCCAAGCACTGACTTGAGCACCAGCAAAATAAACTTGAATCGGGTGTTCAGAATTGTACTCTGTGCACAGGCGGCTGACAACCTAGCATACTGACGTTATGAGGAAACCAGAGAAGCTGCCTGTATTGTTTGTGTACCAACACAAGTGGGTTTCACCTGGAAACTGAGATCCAGACAACAGAGTCTAACTAGCCCATGTCTGTGCTAGCTGCGCTGGGCGACACGCCTGTTAACCTTACATTTTGAGAACATTGCATGCCGACTGTTAAGAAGCGTGTGAGTCCATAGTATTTTTGTACACAAGTGATAGTTTACGGAGTCTTTTGCTACATAATAAAATGGCGTTAAAAAACCACCACAgattttgtgaaaaatgtttAGGTTCAGATCAATGCATTTGAAGTATGCCTTGTGGCGTCAACATTTGCCGTGAGTTGAATACCACCGTCTGCGCttaggaaatgttttattgttcttACAGTTACAACAGAATGTGAAATGAACCAATCGCTTTGCAGCTTTTCCGACAACCAGGTGTACTGTGAAAACACAGCGGCCGGAGTGTATTGCAGTTGTAAATGTCCAGTTGGCTCTGTCCATtcatatgaaatacatttcccCTCCACACCATCAGCAAAGGGAGTCATCGACATTGTCAACAAGTGTTGAGTGTTCATACACCCATCCGTTCTCAATGGAGAACCAATCACGGAGGGACGTAAGGCctctttcaaatgtttcctcCTCCAATAGCGTGTTGTCTCAGACCCCTGGGGGCAAAGTCTTCGGCATCTCTTTGCTTTCCCTTCTGGTCCCCTTCTTGTTCTCAGACCAGTCCAccagggtctgtctgtctgaccaggCCTTTATATGCAATCTGTCAGTTTGTCTGTTAGGCCCGCTCCAGGTCTTTGTACTTTTTGCGGAGGACAGACACCTGGTCCTTGAAGAGCACGGGGTCCAGGCGAAACTGGGAGTGGACCAGGGGCATGTAGCCAAACCAGCTGGCGAAGCTGTTTACGCACTCCTGTCTCTGGGAGAAGTGTTCCGGGTTGGCCCACGGAGCGCTTATCTTCGTGCCCTAGGAGAAGGGGGCAGGAAAGAGAAGGGTGTTTATATGTTTGTTTAAACCAAGGTCATCACGCATCATTTCACATCCTTCCTCTGACATGCCCTGGTTAATGAGGCGGCTGAGAACAAGGGCCCCCTGTGCTTAATGGGCCTCTCAGCCTGAGAAATAtggaaatgtatataaaaagaaaatattcacTTTAACAGCCAACCACAGGCTTGGGCCAAGACTACTAAAAGTCTTATTGGCACACATCAGAGAAGGGCTGTTAAATATCTAAGTCCTGTGTGTGATTTCTTAATGTGGCCCGTAGGGCAGATATACATAGAATTGTGGCAATATCACTGTACAATATGTCTTGAGAatttacagtatcagtcaacAGTTTGACACACCTATTCATCAAAGGGTGTTTCTTCAGTttaactattttccacattgtagaataatatatAATGAGAATAGAATAAGACATCAAACCTTtatcaaatataaatgtaataacacatggaattacatagaaaccaaaaataaaataatacaatttatttttatgttatagATTCTTGAACGTAGCCACCATTTGCCTTGATTAAAGCTTTGCAGACGGTTTGCATTCTCTCAGACAGCTTCATGAGGTACTCAAGTGTGCCAtgtttgtggaatttctttccttctcaaATAGTGGGTTTACAGAGGGTGACAAagtagggttggtatacagaagaccatcattatgtctggaCGGTAGTAGACCACATTacggcaagaacagctcaaataagcaaagagaaacaacagtccTTCGTTACTTAACACACAAAGGTCAGCCAATATGGGACGTGTTGCTTATAAAGAAAGAACTTTGAATGTTCAACTGCAGTTGCAAAAAACATGAagcgctatgatgaaactggctctgaTGAGTTACCTCTGCTACAGAGGATAAGTTCAAAAGAATCTCAGAAATCAGGAATTATGCTTCCTGATTTCTGAGGCAGTGGTCTATGCACTTGTGTCAAGTGACTGTGTCGCTATGGCCGTGGGTTCAAACCCCGGTCATGCCACTGATGATTGTGGCCGGGGGGTGGGTCCAGTAGGGTGGCGCATTTTGGGCTGGCATTGTAGGGAGGGGGGAGGTCATCGGCATAGGGGATTTCCTTGTGCCGGGGCGGGTGCCATGCGTAAGGCTATGTGAGCGAACGTTTCCTTCAATGTGTCGGCTCACATTGACATCCTGGTTCAGGGAGGGGGTGTAAAGAACCAGACCAGCTTATCTGACAGGTTTCGGAGGAggcatttatttagaattcaaggcacacacagccagcatggctaccacctCATTCTGCAGTGATATGCCATCCAAATTTGCGTATCGTGTGACCCTGACACAACCTACGGGCTGTGTCAgtgctatttgaccaagaaggagagtgatggtgcatcagatgacctggcctccacaatcacctgacctcaacctaatagagatggtttgggatgagttggaccgcagagtgaaggaaaagcagacaAAGTGTGCttagcatatgtgggaactccaaGAcgaaaaagcattccaggtgactatcACATGAAACTGGTTGATAGAATGCCAAGTGTGTGCAAAGTTgttatcaaggcaaagggtggctatttttctcaaagaatctcaaatattaatgtatttttatttgtttaacatttattaTCCATGTAtgctatttcatagttttgatatcttcattattatttcacaatgtggaaaattgtGACAATAAAGAAATGCCCTTGAATGAGTaattgtgtccaaacttttgactggtgaTGCATTTCCTGGAATATGGGTCGGGGCCCAAAGCAGGCCCTGTGCATGTCAGAGGTGGGTTGTGACATTTTCAGAATACAACTGTTGTGGAACAATCATAGAGGTGGTCCTTTTTATATCGGGGGACTTGAGCTTCAGTCTAGGTGCCTCAATCTAATCTGCAAACTGGTAGGTGTATGTCTGAGATTGTGTGCAGGGTGTCCAAAATAAATGGGGAACTGAAACGGTTAAGTAGACTCGATCTAACATCTGACATTAATAGGGTTGCTCTTATAACCTTTATTCTGTTACGTAACGTCTGACATACATTATCTAGGACAATGTTGTTATCATTAATAGGTCAGAGCAAGATATTTACATAAACAGATGTTACGTCAGTCATTGTCATAACACAGGAGTGTACAGACAAGTCAACAGGTTGACTTACAGGTCAGGTCATTTGAACTGGTATAGTTCTGGCTAGCCATTGtaagaaaaattattaaaagGTTGTATGGAAAAGTATTAATCTCTTTGcatttgtataataatgtatatcaCTCGAAAGTGCAGCTGTTAATTTGAttacatgtatttgtttgtcttaatattaaaggagaatttcaatTTTGACATTTCTATCCATGTTTCAGATTTCTTCATAAAGCCATTACAACAGGGCTATAACAATATTCTTATGGGTGTCAAATTTGAGAACACTGAATTACTCTTTGTAAAACCggtattaaaaaacaaacaacactaaATGATTATAATCTTTTAAAGCACTAAATGAAATGCACCACTAAAAGTCTGTTGTTAGTGCTTTTAGAGTAATTTAGTGCTTCTACTTAAATGGAATGGAACACATTTGTACTTAACAGAGTTGATCTCCATCACATTCATTAATTTCTACTTTCCTGTCTGTTTTCTATCTTAatcctttgtttttatttggccTACACATATGAACTATTGTATGCATGAAATATATCTGTCGACCATCTGGATATTCTGTCCAATTCATTGTTTACGTActatattatatttcatttcTACAACATAGAAAGCCTTTTATGCATGGTGTATCacaggtaaaatgtatttttattgattagttttttcacttttttggaTGGCATTAGCTCTGGTAATTTGCTTTTGCCGAGATGTTTGAACCTAAGAAGGGCAGGGGCCCCCGAATTCATAAACGACCACTTCTGGGGAGattaaattcataaaatgttgtttataaaTAGACGTGTCTATTACTAGACTATGAAACAAACTACGTAGATTTTGATCAGATCAAGTTCATATTAGCTGTAACACATTCCATTGTGTTTCATAACAGCCAGGCAGTGCCACCTATTTTGTTCATTGACAGTACTACAGTAAAACAATGGTCTCATTTTGGCACTAAATATCTAAACtaaatgtttgcagtgttttgatCAAAGGCCCATTCAAAAACGCCTAGATATGGCACTGCAAATTTACTTAGCTAAAAGGTAGAATGTTCACAAAAATACTAAATCTCCAGTTTGcaatggctgtttaaagaaaactgaaCCAGGGATTACCGTTTCCCCCTGAACTGTAGACTATTTTCAGGGTTAGGAACCATTAAGCTGAAATACATAaagctgaaaatatatttttttctttcagttcaatgtattttctcaagttttttttttggtatgcTTCTTCATAAATCATGACTACATTAAGAAAGACAGATGGGTGTAGCCTCACCTGTGGGCTGGGCAGCTCATTGGTCAGATTCACCATCGATGGGTGTGGCCTCACCTGTGGGCTGGGCAGCTCCTTGTactgttttctctgggccactTTGATCGGGGGCAGGTGAGTGACAGAGGACACCAGGAAGTTCATGAGGATATCCTCACAGTTGGAGGTGCGGTCCACCAGCGCCCGTAGGGAGGGGGGCAAGTAATGAGAGAACAGGTAGTGATAGTACCTGATGAAGAGAACATGGAAAAGGGGAAAAGTGAGAGGGATTCATGAATTGGAAAATGAATAGGTGATTTAGTTCCCAACCTTTCTACCCATGGGCCCCCCTtttcatatttaaaacattattaaatcTACAATTGCTTCCGAAGCAAAATCCGTTATCTTTGACTAGGGGGCTTTAGAAGTTCATTGGTCTGCTTCAGAATGTCAGAGACAAAGAGTCTTGTCCTCTGGCATTTTACAGCTTGTTCCTAGCCTAAATCATCAAAATGATTTAGATAATTGCACTTTAGAtcagtaaaaaatacaataaaaatgtacaattaagcaatagtgcaaaaggCTTATGGTACATGGCCAAGAGTTGTTATAAGGCACGACAGACCACAGAATGACCTTGTCACAgctggtatattggcaatatatcttAAACCCCCGgaatgccttattgctattataaaccggtAACCAATACATTTAGTCAGACTCACTTTTGAATGCTCTAACCGgtttataacagcaataagttatctcaggggtttgtgacatattgccaatataccacggctaagcacATTGTCCTGGCCAAagcacttagctgtggtatattgtctATTTACCACACCATATACCACACTCCCTCGTGCCTTAATCGTAACATATATCACACCCCAAGACAATGTATTATATAGAGATGATGTATAGAGGTGTTGACTGTACATTAAGCCTGGAATTACTTTCTTTTAAGGGCAAAACATCAGAGTTAAAGATTATGTAGGACAGCTTATGTAGGACAGCTCACAAATAGACCATCTGTTCAACATTCTTTGGTTGTTGACGATATTATACTGTATAGCAGACATTCTGGCATTGCGTTCGAAGCCACTTAATCACGAGTGCACAAATTTTACATAGGGTTGGTTCTGGGTATCAAATGGACTCATATCATTACCAGCGTCAACGACTACCAAATGCTATTGTGTCAGTAGACCTAATACATGATTTGACACTACCTGTGGTAGAAGGCTGCTCCCGTCAGAACGATGGAGTACTCATTAGTCCACTTAGAAGTGTATCCCCAGGCTTGCTTTACTGGGTCCCAGAAGTGACTCCTGGGTGGGTAGCCAACGATGCGCTCAGGGAAACTCCTCCACACCAAAAAGGCAAAGTTCACCTGCGGGGTCAGTGATTACTCTTAGACTGGTAAACCAGAAGGGTGTTTACATCTGTGCACCTGTT
Encoded here:
- the zgc:114119 gene encoding mediator of RNA polymerase II transcription subunit 30 — translated: MAAPLPQKGPGLAGMSLQQQQSHLLTGCGPSPGQNPMPPQGALREISPVFLCRIGQETVQDIVTRTMEIFQITRATQLPNGVTQSQAAYQDRFGKLQEHLRQLALLFRKLRLLYERCVEMTADLEEGPSELVPYVGDDMSPVRVEPCNVAVNQERQEVLEKVKLKNQEMKVLMDQMRNLLWDINAMLTLRK